One Spinacia oleracea cultivar Varoflay chromosome 4, BTI_SOV_V1, whole genome shotgun sequence DNA segment encodes these proteins:
- the LOC110796651 gene encoding uncharacterized protein, whose amino-acid sequence MDPEGFQRILRPIRVRNSPVVPTHTTNTFQLLEVEVQREGDVSVRLDNLVEVENESNASVLWSVLSTLNVQSPWIICGDFNCVIVVNERIGAPVRHMEIVDINNYMHGCGMEDVKCVGNLYTWNNKQQGADRVFSKLNRILANAAWQDCYPSAEAWVNGGRKPFKYFTMWKSSRSFNAIVTDAWNTHINGSKMFCVVTKLTKVKFSLKELNKNGFSDIWNYRPSMIIGLNTRYILNFLSQKAKLAWIKAGDENTALFHQSIRSRQVQNQIYSIHDMRGDWKDQSADVSEVFLNYYKMLLGSVHEDKTPIITQVVHTGPVCQDYHKTILIARYTAEEVKAALFSIPGIRAPSPDGFGSFFYKNACHVARSEVIEAVLNVLRNGKLLKEVNHTVVTLIPKTKCPKNVSDFRPISCCNTIYKCITKVLCGRLRQILPDLILENQGGCVHGRYIVHNIMVVQDLVRHYGRKGVKPSCLMKIDLQKAYDTVDWSFLKEMMVALDFPKQFVDLVMECVTTLMFSLIINGSMHGFFKSQRGLRQGEFPSIYLILQTFKLFFDFSGLKANIKKSSIFCHGMVESEVQRVVETSGFTRSSLPFKYLSVPICSKRISTAQCGVWIFVLPKSVLQIIFKICRAFLWSGQAFSHRPCNISWDNICCDKKSGCLGFRDVSLWNVANLGKYVWALVTKQDNVWIKWVTSVYLKNGDWWEYQPSNSASWYWKQICNTKERLKSVYTKAELEAMSHYSVKQVYQKLTSDRPKVHWDKLVWNRLSTPKHRFIACSASCLICGQGDETRHHLFFDCSYSRQCLAEMKTWLDIRNVTTCLHLLYKIIIHGRNSKFRKQVYLAAIVAIMYLIWKCMNSVYWDCCIPTVKSTIGALK is encoded by the exons ATGGATCCAGAAGGTTTTCAAAGGATCCTCAGACCTATCAGAGTTAGGAACTCACCAGTTGTTCCAACTCACACAACTAATACATTTCAGCTTTTAGAGGTTGAGGTGCAGAGGGAAGGTGATGTCAGTGTTCGATTGGATAATTTGGTGGAAGTAGAGAATGAGAGTAATGCTAGT GTTTTATGGAGTGTTCTAAGCACTTTGAATGTTCAAAGTCCTTGGATTATCTGTGGGGATTTTAACTGTGTCATAGTAGTTAATGAAAGAATTGGTGCTCCTGTTAGGCATATGGAAATTGTTGATATCAATAACTATATGCATGGGTGTGGGATGgaggatgtcaaatgtgtgggGAATCTCTACACTTGGAATAATAAACAACAAGGGGCTGACAGAGTTTTTTCAAAGCTTAATAGAATTCTTGCCAATGCTGCTTGGCAAGATTGCTATCCTTCTGCAGAAGCTTG GGTTAATGGAGGGAGGAAGCCATTTAAATACTTTACAATGTGGAAATCATCTCGTAGTTTCAATGCAATTGTGACTGATGCTTGGAATACTCACATAAATGGTAGTAAAATGTTCTGTGTGGTGACTAAACTTACGAAGGTTAAGTTTTCTCTTAAGGAGCTCAATAAAAATGGCTTCTCAGAT ATTTGGAATTACAGGCCATCCATGATTATAGGGTTAAACACAAGATatatcttgaattttttgagtCAGAAAGCTAAGCTGGCTTGGATTAAAGCTGGTGATGAGAATACAGCCCTATTTCATCAAAGTATAAGAAGCAGACAAGTACAGAACCAGATTTATAGCATCCATGATATGAGAGGAGATTGGAAAGATCAGTCTGCAGATGTTTCAGaagttttcttgaattattACAAGATGTTACTGGGGAGTGTTCATGAAGACAAAACTCCTATTATCACACAGGTAGTTCATACTGGTCCTGTGTGTCAAGATTATCATAAGACAATCCTTATTGCTCGTTATACTGCTGAAGAGGTGAAAGCAGCTCTTTTTTCTATTCCTGGTATCAGGGCACCAAGCCCAGATGGTTTTGGCTCCTTTTTCTACAAAAATGCTTGCCATGTAGCTAGAAGTGAGGTGATTGAGGCAGTTTTGAATGTGCTGAGGAATGGCAAATTGCTGAAAGAGGTGAATCACACAGTTGTCACACTGATTCCAAAAACCAAATGTCCTAAGAATGTTAGTGATTTTAGGCCTATTTCTTGCTGTAACACAATTTACAAATGCATCACTAAAGTTCTATGTGGTAGGTTGAGACAAATCCTTCCTGATCTTATTTTGGAGAATCAAGGGGGTTGTGTTCATGGCAGATACATTGTTCACAACATTATGGTTGTACAGGACCTTGTGAGGCATTATGGAAGGAAGGGTGTGAAACCTAGTTGTTTAATGAAGATTGATTTGCAAAAAGCATATGACACAGTGGATTGGTCCTTTTTAAAAGAGATGATGGTTGCTCTCGATTTTCCTAAGCAATTTGTGGATCTAGTGATGGAGTGTGTTACCACACTAATGTTCTCTCTTATCATTAATGGATCCATGCATGGGTTTTTCAAATCCCAGAGAGGCTTGAGGCAAG GTGAATTTCCTTCCATTTATCTTATCTTGCAAACTTTCAAGTTGTTTTTTGACTTCTCTGGATTGAAAGCTAATATTAAGAAATCCTCCATATTCTGTCATGGCATGGTGGAAAGTGAAGTTCAAAGAGTGGTGGAGACTTCTGGTTTCACCAGAAGTAGTCTACCTTTCAAATATCTTAGTGTGCCCATTTGCTCAAAAAGAATTTCTACTGCTCAATGTGGGGTTTGG ATTTTTGTTCTTCCTAAGAGTGTGCTGCAGATTATTTTTAAGATTTGTAGGGCTTTTCTTTGGAGTGGACAAGCTTTTAGTCATAGGCCTTGCAATATCTCTTGGGATAACATCTGTTGTGATAAGAAATCTGGTTGTTTAGGCTTCAGAGATGTCTCTTTGTGGAATGTTGCCAATCTAGGCAAATATGTTTGGGCTTTGGTTACCAAACAGGATAATGTTTGGATCAAGTGGGTTACTTCAGTGTATTTAAAGAATGGGGATTGGTGGGAATACCAACCTAGCAATTCTGCTAGTTGGTATTGGAAGCAGATTTGTAATACAAAGGAGAGATTGAAATCAGTTTACACTAAAGCAGAGTTGGAGGCAATGTCTCACTACTCAGTGAAGCAAGTATATCAAAAGTTAACTAGTGACAGACCCAAGGTGCATTGGGATAAACTTGTGTGGAACAGGCTTAGCACTCCAAAACACAGATTTATTGCTTG TTCCGCTAGTTGCCTTATTTGTGGTCAAGGTGATGAGACTCGCCATCATCTATTCTTTGATTGCTCTTATAGTAGGCAATGCCTTGCAGAGATGAAAACATGGCTGGATATTAGAAATGTAACAACTTGTCTTCATCTTCTATACAAAATCATCATACATGGCAGAAACTCAAAGTTTAGGAAGCAGGTTTATCTTGCTGCTATTGTGGCAATTATGTATCTTATCTGGAAATGCATGAACTCTGTGTATTGGGATTGTTGTATCCCTACTGTCAAGAGTACTATAGGTGCTTTAAAGTAA